The Candidatus Zixiibacteriota bacterium DNA window ATTAGTTTCATCATTCCTCCAGTGTCAGCTAATATCAGTGTCATCGGCAGGACAACTACCGATGACACCGATCTAAATACTTAACCTCTCTCGATTTTCTCCACGGCCAGTTCGATTTCTTCCACCGCGGTGGTAGAAACCCGGCCATCGAGATCGAAGCCGCGCCACTTGCAGGGCCAGGCTTCAAAGAAATTGTAGCGCATGATTTCATCCCCGGAATCATCACAAACAATGACACTTCCGCTCTTGCGATCAACGCGCCCCTCCATGACAGACTTGCGCCACTGCCAGAGCTCGGTAGTGTTCACGTAGCCTCGCTTGAGGATGATATTCGAATATCTGGTCTGTCCCGGACGTTTCCGCAGGACCTGGTCGGAACCATCCTGGTACTCGACTATTTCCGTTTCGGAATCGAGACCGTCGACAGCTTTGAAGGCCGCCTGAGTGACACCGTCGATCTCGATTTTGAAGTTGTAAGCACCGATATGATCATGTTTTCTGCGATTCGGCATGCTTTCCTCCTGTAATCAAAGCCGTAACTCGGCTGGTAGAAACCTGGTTTATTCGTTAACCGAAGCGCCGGACTGCCACTGCGAGATCCTGAAGATCACGAACTCAGCAGGCTTGACCGGTGCCAAACCAATCTCGATCACGACCATGCCGGCATCGACCACTTCCGGCGGATTGGTTTCCTCGTCGCACTTGACATAGAAAGCCTCCTCAGGCGTTCTGCCAAACAGCGCGCCGTCATTGTAAACACGCAGTAAGAAGGCGGTAATATTACGTACTATCCGCTTCCACAAGGTGTGATCGTTGGGTTCGAACACGACCCACTGTGTACCTGCCTTGATCGATTCTTCGACCATGATAAAGAGGCGTCGGACATTGACATATCTCCAGGACGGATCCGAAGAGACGGTACGAGCGCCCCACACCCGGACGCCACGATCCTTGAACTCACGGATGCAGTTAATTCCACGCGGGTTGAGAATATCCTGCTCACCCTTGGAGATATTGTAACGCAGTCCCAGGGCACCGCGAACGACTTCATTAGCCGGTGCCTTGTGGACACCGCGA harbors:
- a CDS encoding phage tail protein, which codes for MPNRRKHDHIGAYNFKIEIDGVTQAAFKAVDGLDSETEIVEYQDGSDQVLRKRPGQTRYSNIILKRGYVNTTELWQWRKSVMEGRVDRKSGSVIVCDDSGDEIMRYNFFEAWPCKWRGFDLDGRVSTTAVEEIELAVEKIERG